aaacagTGTTCAAACCTTCAGTTCTGGGATCTGTTACTGTCTTTAAACGTCTCCTCAGCAGTAAATGAGACGAGCACGGTGGAAGTATTGAAGATGTTTCTGTATTTATAGTTCATACATAATGATAAGAGTGATGATGATAATCTGTctgtttgattttaaataaTCTTTTGCTGTTTTGGGATTGTTTTTACACATCAGACGCTGAATGAGAATCATTAATAAATCCAATTTATACACTTTACAGACTTTGCtgcacatttttgtccattttccttttttagaaatgtttcagAAAATCTAAAAAGTATCTTAAcagtacagacaaaaacaatgtttaatatgtaaaCTGGATGAGTCGGATCACTTATTGACATTTTAAGTTGCTGTCGaggctttaaccctcctgttgtcctcgagtcaaggaaggaagggaggaagaaaaaaggaaaggagggaggaaagatggaagaaatgagggaggaaggaaagaagggaggaaaggaaagaaggaaggaaggtaggaggggggaggaaagaaggggaaaaaaggaaggaaggaaggaggggggaggaaagaaagagaaggaaggagggatggaaggaaggaagggatgaaagagagaggaaggaaataaagaaggaggaaaggaaggaaggaaggaaagagggaagaaaagaaggagggagggaggaaagaaggaaccgtcaaaacagacagggtcaatttgacctgggtggacgacacgaaggttaaagaaacTCCTTAAACTCTTCTTAGATATGtgataaacatacaaatatttgaaaaatgtccacAAAGCGTCTAAAATCACGTTTAGTTTTATACATCAGAGATTTAATGTTTATCTTTAGTCTAAGAGAATAACTGTACTGCTGTCTAAATGACTTTTAGGTTTTCTAAATGTAAAtgctataaatatataaatgtgactaaaacgtgatttaagtgtcttttaaaaatacaaaataatatcaAGATTGTCATTTTAAGAGGGATTTTTTTGATTGAATCTCttaattgttttttacattaagGTTAATCTACATCAATCATATcctaaaaaataattataataaataaataatccattttaaaaagaaatgtagttttaaaggctgcagtACCTCGTTTGTCCTGCTGGGGGAGCTGCAACTGTAAGAATAATCTTTTATCTCAGTTTCAGAAGAGTCCCAACAGCTGACTGAGATGCAAAagtaaaaatcagtttttaagGCAATTtgtcagatgatgatgatgatgatgaagaccaAGAGGAAAACGGCCTTTCAGCTCAGTTTATTTTCACAGTGatgaacaaaacagaacaaagtgATAAtagaaaaagactaaaaaaaaaaaaaaagatattaaaacaCATGTATCTTGTCAAGTCATAGAAATCATCCAACAGTCGGTCACATTAAACATCATCTGAGAGATAATCAATAATCTCACATATTGATCTGATTTACActcaaattagttttttttttgttggcctTTCAATTTAAatcagaacaaaaacaatacaaataaaaaaaccaGATCATTACAgtgaacatgaagaaaaaagccTCAGTGTGACTGGATTACTGTGTGTAGGGGAGGTGGAGAGATTTGAccatcacctgctgctcatGTCATATTTTCACCTTTACCCCAGAAATAATTACAGCTGCAGTAATCGACTGTTTTTTCAGTTAACCCGTTGCTCCTTCGTCATGTCAAAACACGAAGCGTATCTGCCTGTTTGTTCACCAatatgacagaaaaaacaaagaaaacctgTCAGATTACAGTTTGTCTCCATTTAAAGTCATGTGATAccgaaaaaaaaacagatttatgaAGGTTTATTAGTGATGGACATCAGAGATAATAACATCTCAAAGGTTAAAATGCCATCCGGCACCATATTTCATCCCCTCACCTCCCCCTGCTAGGTTAATCCAGTCTAAATGGGACTTGAAggaactctgtgtgtgttcatatcaGTCCTGTGCATGTGTTTGGCGCGTGTGTGTCCTCTTTCTCTGCAGGGAGGATCTCGGTTTTCCTGGTTTGGCTGCTTACCAGCttcctgaaaacacacatcaacacgCTCATAAATCACCAGAATCATTCACTTTGCAGCTGTTAATGTGTGCGTGAtgtcatttatttccttttcttggAAAGCTTTTAAACACAGTTGATCTTTAGTTGCTCCTGAAATATGTGACCTCATGGGAACTTTTTTTAAGGTTGCATGCCGAAACCTGAGTTTAGAAATGTAACCGACAATGactaaaaaaacaccaaaaaacaactttactGCTTGATCAGTTTTGTAGATTCAAGCTTAGCCTGAACAAGTCagtactttttaaaatccaaaacCTTTAAGTAACTGCAAAGTAACAGAGCAATCTACAGTATTAAAGGTATATACCCAAAAGATGTGGCTGAAAGAGCAAAAAGGGTACTTCGCTGTTTTGTGGTTTTGGGCTCGAACCTTTGAAACCATTTTTAGGCCAACACCCAGTACAAAAACAAGTCAGACAAGCTGTGAGAAATGCTTTCCAACTACCTTACTGCACTGCAATCTAAAGTATGTTGATTCAAATCAGCCCTTAAGTATATATGTAGAGGAAAGTCTAAAACACTGCATGTCCCACTGACTCTCTCAGGCATTGAGGTTCAGGGTTTGACCTTTAGGCCACTGGAAGAATTTTGAAATGTGACACCCAGAGAAAATAGACAGGATGCTACAAGTGTACCAGTCAGCTCAGGGGTATATAGGGCCGTGTTTGGAGGTTGAGGGCTTGACCCGTAATTAGTCTTTGAATTTTGACAACCCAAAGAAAAAAACCCGAAGAAAACATCACAAGgcacaaaatgattaataatagCACTTCAAGAGCTCTAGCTGTTGGACACATTTCTAGAGATTGTGGTTTTAATCCTTGAAAATAAAGTCCAACACCTGCAGGAGAATTTGGAAAGTTCTGTTTGCTGGTGACTCAGACTGTTAGACATCTACTCTAATTTTTGGGTCATGAGTTTGGTCCTCCTGTGCATATTTAAGTCCAACATTAAGAGGAAAGAGTGAAAACTGCAAAAAGAACACTCTCAGTAAAGCTTATAGCTCAAAGAGAAAAGTGGCTGCTTGGAAGCTTTCAGTTTGAGGGTTAAATTCTCAGTTTGCAAAGTAATTTTAAAATCAGTAAccttaataaaacaataaaaagctcTAAGAAACAATGATCCACATGGCTGTCTTTGTGACTCAGGTTGTTCGTAGACTGCTCCGAAAATTAAGGTTGTGGTTGATACTAATTTTATAATCAGAAACCCAAACGTAAAGACTAAAAGAGCTCAAAGAAATGAACATAAATGTGTTGGTTCAGTTGTCATTGCTCccaatataattttatatttgattaaggtttttttttctcaccgtATCCTCAGGAGGGCGTCAATATTGGGAGGGTTGGGTAGAGGCTGCCTATCACAGTCCTCCACCGTATCAGGAAGCGGGATGCCGCTGGTCTCCGGCAGCAGCAGACACAAGCCACAGCCAATGATTGGTCCACTGCTGTACACAATCATGGCAGCCAATGATATCGCTCCGTTGGGGTTGGGTGGAACCATGGTGTTAACCAGACAGCCGATCCGGAAACACAAGCTGACCAGAGACAAGCACCGCTGTCTGGAGTATAATATTTAACACTTTAGATTCGAGGATAAGCCCCATCAGATGCACCGTCCTGTTTTCAAagcatgtaaaataaaaaacaattcaaaaaatctataaataaaaagaatatcgcaaagaacataaaacaatcaatataaaaacatcaatgaGACACACgtaataaaacagaacaaaaactaGTAATGAAAGAGAACAAGtatatttagaaaaaagaaacattgtgATGATGATCTAAATGGGactaaataatatatatgatatataataatgaGACAGTTTACATCATATTTAGTCAGTGAGTACCTGACCACTGTGGGGAACAGCTCGATGCTGTACAGTGTAGAGATGAAGATAGCAGCCAGAATGCAAAGTTTTCCCAACAGAGCGAGACTCATCACCAGCACCGGCTCGCCTGTCCATAACAACACATTAACATATCAATACCTGATCACACATCAATaatattggcgcttttccactatacagttctagcactactcggctcgactcgagtCGGTACAgttccaggaacgaccttttccattacaaaaaagtacctaagAACGGGGTCGTCGTCTTATACGATCGTTTTATacgcaacacaaaacacataaacaatggaggacatggaggcgattgtgtacttgctgctgtatgaggcttcctgtctcacacaaagcaagagaagagaaaccaatcgctgtaacgctgttgttggtatttaaaaatgccgggtttgattcttgtgtgggacggctcatgactcttccagtgactctctgaccaatcagtggccggcagtctgttgacgtcacatttagtatcggctcggctcgcttggaacctcggcagagcagatactaaaaaagtaccaggtaccaggtactatccctagtggaaacgcaaaaaaaacgagtcgagccgagtcgagtcgtgcttgAACtatgtagtggaaaagcgccatatgtcAGTCAAGATTCTTTTGTCTAGATGGATTGAATAATTGAGAACTAAATAAAATACGCTGTTGCCAAGTAGCTATAAAATCggttactgcaggtttaaatgACTGGTCCAGTTCTCTATTGTGTACTAAGATAGAGATCAATTGTTGTGCAGTTTTAACAGATCACATCACAGACATCAACATATTTGACAAAGTTTTGCCTCTTACAGTCTCATCTGCATACAGTGAGAtgcattattaacatttataacttAAAAACTCTGAGCAGTTACTGATTTTGGGAACAGGATTTGTTTCTTCTCACCGTGGTATCGGGACAGCAGTAATGACAGGAAGCATGCTGCTCCACTCAGGAACAGAGCGAGCATGCTGATTGGTCGCCGTCCCAGGCGAACCAATGGGACGAGCAGGCAGGGAGTTTCTGATAGGCCGGAGAAGAACTGAGCGGAGTAGACACCGACGCCGAATGAGCCGATGTTCATACAGATGCCAAAGTATGTCAGTGCAGACGCAGCGCTGCAGGATCAGAGCAGGAATATGGGTCAGTTTAGGAaagttaaacataaacatacagaatGAAACTCCGGAGTATGATGAGTGTAAAGATGGAGATAAAAAGTGGAAAAGTTATTAAATGATCACTTAGAGGTTAAACTTTGTATGGAGGAGGTTTAGCTTTTCCTATCAATGTTTAACTGGACATGCCTGCACCTCAGTCTGGGTATACTGTACAGaaacagtatgtacagtatgtcttcaTAGAGTCTCACAGAATtaaagaaacatgaagaaaaatattaaactCAGTGTTAGAGAGACTGCGGTGACCGTAGCACAATTAGTGGTAGCTCTATGTATTTTGGGTATGCaccaaaatattataaaatataaagtgacCTATGGGGGCATGGCTTAGAAGATGACTGTTGTTATATGGCATGTGTGTCCAGTGTTTTGTTACCAAACAAACCTGCAAGAGGGTCAAaggtgtgtgtctgagtgtgttttaTAAGACTGTCATGTTTGACCCTCTGACCCTGTAAAACAGTGTCCAAATACTAACTAACACCAGTTTTATAAGActtcttttattgattttttcaagaataatacaaccctaaccctcaaaatattgtgatattgagTCATATTGAAATATTATCGCCTTAATACAGAAACTACGCCTTAATTCTCAGCCCTAGtttgtttcttatttatttaatttgtgctTTGTAGTGAAATAATTACACTCTGTcaggtgtctgtgtgtttataacCTTAGGTAACTCATGATTGACAGCCGCAGCAGGACCGACGGGTGTCTGAGGTGGATGATGTCACATGGGGAGTGGCCACCTGCAGGCTCTTCTTTCTGAGCCTCGGTGGCTTTTTGCAAATCAGACCAGGTTGATTCcaacagctacacacacacacacacacacacacacacacacacacaaacacacacacaaacacacagacacacacagagaaacaaacagaaagaaatagtGCATTAGTTTGGGACTACTTTCAGAGGCGAATGAATCAACATTTAGataatacttgttagtagatcaggtCATTGTTGggatgttagtgtgtgtgtgtgtgtgtgtgtgtgtgtgtgtgtgtgtgtgtgtgtgtgtgtgtgtgtgtgtgtgtgtgtgtgtgtgtgtatgtgatatTACCAAGCCCAGGCACTTCTCATCTGCAGGGCTGTTGCTACGGTAACGGTCCAAAACGTCCGTCCTCCTCTTTAACAACAACCAGCGAGGAGACTCTGGTATCGAGCTTGAAAGACAGACACAAATGCTGAGTTCTTAACACAGTCCAAAAACTTTTCAAATGAGACAGGTGTGGACAGATGTGGACAGGTGTGGACAGGTATGGATTGGTGTGGACAGATGTGGACAGATGTGGACAGGTGTGGACTGGTGTGGACAGATGTGGACAGATATGGACAGGTGTGGACTGGTGTGGACAGATGTGGACAGATATGGACAGGTGTGGTCAGATGTGGACAGGTGTGGACAGGTGTGGACAGGTGTGGTCAGATGTGGACAGGTGTGGACAGATGTAgacaggtatggacagatgttgacaggtatggacagatgtgTATGCCTACAGGTAGAGCGGCAGACAGACGAGCTGCGGCAGAGATAGAGCAAGGTGCAGATGCCTCCAGGTGGGGCTGAGCCAGGCCAACGGAGCTCCACTCATCGTCCCCAAACTGAAGCAGAAGGGCAGGAAGGCCGGCGGCCAGAGCCGGGCAGCGGGGGGAGTCCACTCCACTGCTGCAAgacacatttcaaaacaaaccCTTCACATAATCAtttttgctgtgattttaaTGAGCCCATGACTTGTTCTCTGAAGCTACCATCAGGACCAACTCCACGACTGATGAAGCTCTCAGAGTAGCAAAATCCTTTCCTTGAATGTTGTCTGTACTAAACCTCCAGCTTTTTAGTCCTCAAACCAAAACTCAGCAGGGGTCAGGAGGTTGTCCTGCTTCATTAGCACTCAAGCTTGGTCAGCATGACTTTATCTGGGACACGTGCTCTTTATCAGCCAAGTGTCCCACTGAGGTCTGATAAAACTCACCGGACCCGTCAAACACAGTGAGGCCTTTCAGGTTACAGTAAAATGAGCGCACGTGTTGAATGTTTTTTCCTGGATTTTCTGCATCCGTTTTCAATctgttgtgtgtgagtgttttgttACCCAGACTGAAGGAGCAGATGttgatgcagcagcagcagacgcCCGTCAAGCAGCGAACAGCAAGGAAGAGGAACGGTTGAGAAAGAACAGCGGGCACAACACCACACACAGCGTGtacgaacacacacaccaacagcaCCGGACGCTTTCCAtatctgcaaacacacacacacacaaacacacacacacacacatcatgtaaACAGTACAGTACTGCAGTGACACATTACAGAAGCATGTGTTATAGTAGAGTGTGTGTTGTACCGGTCAGACAGCGCTCCTCCCACCAGAGATCCCAACAGCAGACCGACCATGTAGAGAGTCTGACCATAGGACAACCAGTCTATCCAAccacacactgactgacacacacacacaaacacacacacacacacacaataataaattaCGAATGACAAACTCAAAGAAAGCATTTCTGTCTGCTGTACATAACAGCTTCCTTTCATATTCCTCATATGAGTCTGCAAATATTTGCCATTTTCAACTTAACAAAAAGCTGAAATggttaattgattatttaattttctttttaccaACTGTTCGGCACTAAAGTCAATAAAACCCAGCTTGTTAATAAGTAGGTACACAACATCTAAGTCACACAGCCTGGGAACTTGTTGGAATTAGAGTTAGGTGAGCTACGCTAGCAGCTCTCACACAATGTTTTCCTTTAACTTTTGGAAGTAACTTGTAAAATCCAGTTAGCATTAACAGCATCGGGTTGCACATTAACGCTTTATGTTAATATCTTGTGTTATctgttgttgtgaaatgtgttttttaacaccAGATACACGTGTAAACAAAGCTTTTATAAACTCttttacacatacacaactatatttattgaatatttacTAAATCAGTATCTAAGGGAAATAGTTTAGAGGAATATCCCATTGATATCATTGACTATTGTGCATTtttagatagataaatagatagatatatactttattcatccctATAGCAGAAACTCATGTATCCAATAGCTCAAACATAAACACCAATAAACACAGAtacataaaagataaataagaacaaataatatatacaaaaaccCCCGAAAAGTTATAAAACTAAgcaaaaatatacaagaaaatgtcagaattaTTATTGCAAACCAAATATAagtatttatttctctttttaaaatatctaatCTACAAAAAACGACAAACTAtgttaattgtttatttaaaacacagataATTGAAGACAACCGTTGAGATATTACAGAAATATCTACACTCACATCTCGGTTCCCGCCTTCCGCCCTCCAATCAGCGTCGCCCTCTGAAACGTCCccgggctctgattggttgctCGGCGCGTTCGGTGCCAACGTTCCACGCGGCGGGTCCGAGCCGCCGGTGCCGTTACCATGGCGACAGCTGGCCTCTGCGACGGCGGCCGCGAAAATGtccagaaagaagagaaaggaggtgaagatgaagaccagagagAGACGCCAGTAGACGGAGAGCTGAAGCGGAGACAGCATCCTTACTTTTCCCCTCCAGCTGTCACACAGTAAAAATGAAGATGGCGGAACTTCAGGAGCTGCCCATCGTGCTGCTGTTGAGCTCTGAGTGTGAAAACCAGGAGCCCAGCTGTCAACAAGCAGCCAAACAACAGCAAGACTTCAGGTTTGTGCTGAACTTTCATCCACaacttttctctcctccttcttttccctATAAGGTCCTGAAGGTCTGTTTGGGATATTCAGTGTGGTGATACAGCGACACTCTGTGGCCTGTTTATGTATTACACCTGATCTCTAAAAGTCTCTACAACAGGGGGCtcatctttcctgcctgtcttccttcctccctttattccttccatctttccttcctccctttcttccttccttcctttcttctttccttccttctgtctttcctccctttcttccttccttcctttcttctttccttccttctgtccatcctccccgttcttccttcc
The Scomber scombrus chromosome 24, fScoSco1.1, whole genome shotgun sequence genome window above contains:
- the si:dkey-190l8.2 gene encoding si:dkey-190l8.2, which gives rise to MLSPLQLSVYWRLSLVFIFTSFLFFLDIFAAAVAEASCRHGNGTGGSDPPRGTLAPNAPSNQSEPGDVSEGDADWRAEGGNRDSVCGWIDWLSYGQTLYMVGLLLGSLVGGALSDRYGKRPVLLVCVFVHAVCGVVPAVLSQPFLFLAVRCLTGVCCCCINICSFSLAVEWTPPAARLWPPAFLPFCFSLGTMSGAPLAWLSPTWRHLHLALSLPQLVCLPLYLSIPESPRWLLLKRRTDVLDRYRSNSPADEKCLGLLLESTWSDLQKATEAQKEEPAGGHSPCDIIHLRHPSVLLRLSIMSYLSAASALTYFGICMNIGSFGVGVYSAQFFSGLSETPCLLVPLVRLGRRPISMLALFLSGAACFLSLLLSRYHGEPVLVMSLALLGKLCILAAIFISTLYSIELFPTVVRQRCLSLVSLCFRIGCLVNTMVPPNPNGAISLAAMIVYSSGPIIGCGLCLLLPETSGIPLPDTVEDCDRQPLPNPPNIDALLRIRKLVSSQTRKTEILPAEKEDTHAPNTCTGLI